A stretch of the Photobacterium sp. CCB-ST2H9 genome encodes the following:
- a CDS encoding beta-ketoacyl-ACP synthase III — protein MYSRILGTGSYLPEQVRTNADLEKMVDTSDEWIVARTGIRERRIASEEETVAVMGYQAAARAIDMAGIETDDIDLIIVATTSASHAFPSAACQVQGMLGVKGCPAFDIAAACSGFVYALSVADQHIKTGMAKNVLVIGADALSHKCDPDDRSTIILFGDGAGAVVLGASEEAGIISTHLHADGHFGGLLSLAVPEHGENFDSDKWLYMAGNEVFKVAVTQLSNLVKDTLAANNMDKSELDWLVPHQANLRIIAATAKKLSMPMDQVVVTLDKQGNTSAATVPAALDEAVRDGRIQRGQTLLLEAFGGGFTWGSALVKF, from the coding sequence ATGTATAGCAGAATTTTAGGTACCGGCAGCTACCTGCCAGAGCAGGTCCGCACCAATGCGGATCTGGAAAAAATGGTCGATACCAGTGACGAGTGGATTGTTGCCCGGACTGGTATTCGTGAGCGCCGTATTGCTTCTGAAGAAGAGACGGTTGCTGTGATGGGTTATCAGGCGGCAGCCCGTGCTATCGATATGGCCGGGATTGAAACCGATGACATCGACCTGATCATTGTTGCCACCACATCAGCCAGCCACGCGTTTCCATCCGCAGCCTGTCAGGTACAGGGCATGCTGGGCGTGAAAGGCTGTCCGGCATTTGATATTGCAGCGGCTTGCTCCGGCTTTGTCTATGCCTTGAGTGTGGCGGATCAGCATATTAAAACCGGTATGGCAAAAAATGTGCTGGTGATTGGTGCCGATGCCCTGTCGCATAAGTGCGATCCGGATGATCGTTCGACGATCATTCTGTTCGGCGATGGCGCGGGTGCAGTGGTTCTGGGGGCCAGTGAGGAAGCCGGAATTATTTCGACGCATCTGCATGCCGATGGTCACTTTGGTGGCTTGCTGAGTCTGGCTGTGCCTGAGCATGGCGAGAACTTTGACAGCGACAAGTGGCTGTATATGGCTGGCAATGAAGTCTTCAAAGTCGCTGTGACCCAGTTGTCGAATCTGGTGAAAGACACACTGGCTGCCAATAACATGGATAAATCTGAGCTGGACTGGTTAGTTCCGCATCAGGCCAATTTACGAATCATTGCAGCGACGGCGAAAAAGTTGTCGATGCCAATGGATCAGGTCGTGGTGACTCTGGATAAGCAGGGGAATACTTCGGCTGCAACTGTTCCTGCTGCGCTTGATGAGGCTGTTCGTGATGGCCGGATTCAACGGGGACAGACACTGTTGTTGGAAGCCTTTGGTGGTGGTTTCACCTGGGGTTCAGCTTTAGTGAAATTTTGA
- the yceD gene encoding 23S rRNA accumulation protein YceD, translated as MQKVKLPLTVDPVRAAQKKLDYDGIIKTGLLERLAESASSVLSDANVTLSFDFDQRHMAYMRGHAEVDVMLTCQRCQEEFQHHYGVDFCYSPLLRPEEADEFPEAYEPAEVDENGEINLLQIIEDELILELPQVPMHDEADCPVSASGMSFGEIPVADERPNPFAVLKNLSKSNKE; from the coding sequence ATGCAAAAGGTAAAATTGCCGCTGACGGTTGATCCGGTCCGCGCCGCTCAGAAAAAGCTCGACTATGATGGCATCATCAAAACCGGGCTTTTAGAGCGTCTGGCTGAATCGGCTTCCAGCGTATTAAGTGATGCAAACGTCACCTTATCATTTGACTTTGACCAGCGTCACATGGCGTACATGCGTGGGCATGCAGAAGTCGATGTGATGTTAACCTGTCAGCGATGCCAGGAAGAATTCCAACACCATTATGGTGTGGATTTCTGTTACAGTCCGCTCCTCAGACCCGAGGAAGCAGATGAATTTCCGGAAGCTTATGAGCCGGCTGAAGTCGACGAAAATGGTGAGATCAATTTGCTTCAGATCATCGAAGATGAGTTGATTCTGGAGTTACCGCAAGTGCCAATGCATGACGAAGCAGACTGTCCGGTCTCTGCGTCAGGTATGAGCTTCGGTGAGATCCCTGTTGCTGATGAGCGTCCGAATCCGTTTGCAGTATTGAAAAACTTGAGTAAAAGTAATAAGGAGTAG
- the fabD gene encoding ACP S-malonyltransferase: protein MSKFAIVFPGQGSQAVGMLAELAEQYESVQQTFAEASEALGYDLWALVQNGPAEELNQTHRTQPALLAASVAIWRVWQEVGGAQPAVLAGHSLGEYSALVCAGVLNFKEAIKLVELRGQLMQEAVPAGVGAMSAIIGLDNDAIAKACEEAAQGEVVAPVNFNSPGQVVIAGHKAAVERANELCKAAGAKRALPLPVSVPSHCELMKPAAEKLAQALESVAFSAPAVPVINNADVATETDPAAIKQALVKQLYGPVRWTESVERMAAEGVELLLEVGPGKVLTGLAKRIDKSLNAAAVNDPASLEAAK, encoded by the coding sequence ATGTCTAAGTTCGCGATTGTTTTTCCTGGGCAGGGTTCTCAGGCTGTCGGCATGCTGGCTGAACTGGCTGAGCAGTACGAAAGTGTACAACAAACGTTTGCCGAAGCGTCTGAAGCACTGGGTTATGATCTGTGGGCATTGGTCCAGAACGGACCTGCTGAAGAGCTGAACCAGACTCACCGTACTCAGCCTGCGCTGCTGGCGGCATCTGTCGCTATCTGGCGTGTATGGCAGGAAGTTGGTGGAGCTCAGCCAGCCGTTCTGGCAGGCCACAGCCTGGGTGAATACTCAGCACTGGTTTGTGCTGGCGTGCTGAATTTCAAAGAAGCAATTAAGCTGGTTGAACTGCGTGGTCAACTGATGCAGGAAGCGGTTCCTGCTGGTGTGGGCGCAATGTCTGCCATTATTGGTCTGGACAATGACGCGATTGCCAAAGCCTGTGAAGAAGCAGCACAGGGTGAAGTGGTCGCGCCTGTGAACTTTAACTCACCAGGTCAGGTTGTTATTGCAGGCCACAAAGCTGCAGTTGAGCGAGCAAATGAGCTGTGTAAAGCCGCGGGTGCCAAACGAGCACTGCCGCTGCCTGTTTCTGTCCCGTCTCATTGTGAACTGATGAAGCCAGCTGCTGAAAAACTGGCTCAGGCACTGGAATCTGTTGCATTCAGCGCACCGGCAGTTCCGGTCATCAATAATGCTGATGTGGCAACTGAGACTGATCCTGCTGCAATCAAGCAGGCACTGGTGAAGCAGCTGTATGGCCCGGTTCGCTGGACTGAGTCTGTAGAGCGTATGGCTGCCGAAGGTGTTGAATTGTTGCTGGAAGTTGGTCCGGGTAAAGTTCTGACCGGCTTGGCAAAACGCATCGATAAGTCGCTGAATGCTGCCGCCGTGAACGATCCGGCCAGCCTGGAAGCGGCAAAATAA
- the rpmF gene encoding 50S ribosomal protein L32 gives MAVQKSKKSRSARGMRRSHDALTTAAVSVDQTSGETHLRHHVTADGFYRGRKVINK, from the coding sequence ATGGCCGTACAAAAGAGCAAAAAATCACGTTCAGCACGTGGTATGCGTCGTTCACACGATGCCCTGACTACCGCTGCTGTTTCTGTCGATCAGACTAGCGGTGAAACCCATCTGCGTCACCATGTGACTGCTGACGGTTTCTACCGTGGCCGCAAGGTTATCAACAAATAA
- the plsX gene encoding phosphate acyltransferase PlsX, with amino-acid sequence MTGLTVALDAMGGDFGPQVTVPAAVQALLQYPSLKLLLFGDQSAITAQLSSLDHTHHPRLSIIHCDRAIADHTRPSHALRQSQGSSMRRALDAVAEGEADACVSAGNTGALMALARYTLKQLPGVERPALVSAIPSRNGGKTWLLDLGANVSCDADTLFQFAVMGSVLAEQVMTGRPPRVALLNIGAEEIKGNDLVKRCASMLSRSQDVHYIGYVEGNELYDGKADVIVCDGFVGNVSLKTSEGVANLFIESFKRAVSQHPLKRLIAKWLFGDLFRELQSLNPDQYNGASLLGLRGIVVKSHGSADIAAFTNAIGEAVHEIKRKIPTRISDRLEHVLLERHY; translated from the coding sequence TTGACTGGTCTAACCGTTGCACTTGATGCAATGGGTGGGGACTTCGGTCCCCAGGTAACAGTGCCTGCCGCCGTGCAGGCACTGTTGCAATACCCGTCGCTAAAACTGCTGCTATTTGGTGATCAAAGTGCAATCACCGCCCAACTCTCATCGCTCGATCATACCCATCATCCCCGTTTAAGTATCATTCACTGCGATCGTGCTATCGCGGATCACACACGTCCGTCACATGCATTACGTCAAAGTCAGGGCTCATCGATGCGTCGCGCACTGGATGCCGTGGCGGAAGGTGAAGCCGATGCTTGTGTCAGTGCAGGCAATACCGGCGCACTGATGGCATTAGCGCGCTATACCTTGAAGCAATTACCCGGCGTCGAGCGCCCGGCGCTGGTTTCAGCCATTCCAAGCCGTAACGGCGGTAAAACCTGGTTGCTCGACTTAGGGGCGAATGTGTCCTGTGATGCTGATACTTTGTTTCAATTCGCCGTGATGGGCTCGGTACTTGCCGAGCAGGTTATGACCGGCCGTCCGCCCAGAGTGGCCTTGCTGAATATTGGCGCGGAAGAAATCAAAGGCAATGATCTGGTGAAGCGCTGCGCATCGATGCTGAGCCGTTCGCAGGATGTCCATTATATCGGCTACGTCGAAGGCAATGAGCTGTACGATGGAAAAGCGGATGTGATTGTGTGCGATGGTTTTGTCGGAAATGTCAGCCTGAAAACAAGCGAAGGGGTTGCTAATCTTTTTATAGAGAGTTTCAAAAGGGCAGTCAGTCAGCATCCGCTCAAGCGACTCATCGCTAAGTGGCTGTTTGGTGACCTGTTCCGGGAACTGCAAAGCCTGAACCCCGACCAGTACAATGGCGCAAGTCTGTTAGGATTGCGCGGTATTGTCGTGAAGAGCCATGGAAGTGCTGATATTGCTGCCTTCACCAATGCGATTGGTGAAGCGGTACATGAAATCAAGCGGAAGATACCGACAAGAATTAGTGACCGTTTGGAACACGTACTACTTGAGAGGCATTATTAG
- a CDS encoding nucleoside triphosphate pyrophosphatase — MKQALLLASTSPFRRSLLEKFGLPFSCAAPDIDESPLPGENAEALVKRLAEAKARACRPGHPNHLIIGSDQVCVINGSIVGKPHTTENACTQLMAASGQTVTFYTGLCLYNAANDTAEVICEPFHVHFRELTENEIRQYVLREQPLQCAGSFKSEGLGITLFDRLDGRDPNTLVGLPLITLREMLSRQGVSVL; from the coding sequence ATGAAACAAGCTTTACTTCTGGCCTCCACATCGCCGTTTCGCCGCAGCCTGCTGGAAAAATTCGGCTTACCGTTTTCCTGTGCCGCGCCAGATATCGACGAAAGCCCGCTTCCTGGTGAAAATGCCGAAGCGCTGGTCAAACGACTGGCTGAAGCCAAAGCCAGAGCCTGCCGTCCCGGACACCCGAATCATCTGATCATCGGCTCGGATCAGGTCTGTGTCATCAACGGGAGCATCGTAGGTAAACCCCACACCACGGAAAATGCCTGCACACAACTCATGGCAGCAAGCGGACAAACCGTCACTTTCTATACAGGTTTATGTCTGTATAACGCCGCAAATGATACAGCTGAAGTCATCTGTGAACCCTTCCATGTGCATTTCCGTGAACTCACCGAGAATGAAATCCGGCAATATGTCCTGCGCGAACAGCCATTACAGTGTGCCGGCAGCTTTAAAAGTGAAGGACTGGGGATTACCCTGTTTGATCGCCTGGATGGCCGGGATCCCAATACACTGGTTGGGTTACCGCTCATCACACTGAGAGAGATGCTTTCCCGACAAGGTGTCAGCGTTCTCTGA